Within the Balneolales bacterium ANBcel1 genome, the region CCCTGGTATTCAAAGGCACCTCTGAGAGCGGCGACCGTTACCTCTTCCACCGAGGCCGAGTTATGGACGAAGATAAAATCCTTGCCTCCGGTCTCCCCGACAATACGCGGGTAAGAGTGATATTTGTCGATATTATCCGCGATACTTTTCCAAAGGTGGTTGAACGTGCCTTCGGATCCGGTGAACTGCAGTCCGGCAAAATGCGGACTCCGGATGACCGGGTTGCCGACATTCGGGCCCGAACCCGGCAGGAAATTGATCACCCCGTCGGGGAGTCCCGCTTCCTGCAGCAGACGCATCACATAATAATTGGAATAGATGGAGCTGGTTGCGGGTTTCCAGAGCACCACGTTTCCACACATGGCCATGGAAGTCGGCAGGTTCACTCCGATGGCCGTAAAGTTGAATGGCGTTACGGCAAAGAGAAAACCCTCCAGCGGACGGTACTCTACCTTGTTCCACATCCCTTCGGGCGAACTGGGCTGATCGGCCATCACGCTGGTGAGATAGTAGGCGTTGAACCGGAAGAAATCCGCCAGCTCCCCTACCGCTTCGATTTCCGACTGTTGCGGGGTTTTCGACTGACCCAGCATGGTAGCGGCGTTAATGGTGTAGCGCCAGGTGCCGGTCAGCAGATCGGCTGCCTTCAGAAAAACCGCAACACGCTCTTCCCAGGGGGTAGCCGCCCATACCGAACGGGCATCAAGCGCCGCCTCAATGGCTCTTTCCACCTCTTTCTCTCCGGCCTTGTGAAGCGTTCCGAGTTTGTGGCCGTGGTTGTGCGGCATCACTACGGGGCTGGTATCGCCTGTGCGGACTTCCTCCCCGCCGATGATCAGGGGAATATCCACTTCCTGTGACGATAAACGCTTGATCGCCGCTTTCAACCCCTCCCGCTCCGGAGTTCCCGGGGCATAAGAGTTATAGGGTTCATTCCTGGGTACGGGTACATTGAAATGGGCCTGAGTCATGCCTGCTCCTGTTTGTTTATTCAAATTGTGTGATACAGTATACTATTCAAGCGCTTTTTCCGCGCAGTGAGTTCCATGGTGAGCCGACAAAATAAGGCATAGCGCGTTTAAGAATCCAGCAAATCCACAGATCCTTTGCAATTTCGGTTCGATTTCAATAAAAACAGTGCGTAATCAAAATCTACCGGTTGCCATTTCTCCGTTTCCTGACTGTCATTATCTCATTTCCCAGACATCTTTTTTTCTTTTTAGATCGGATTTCCACCCAAATCTTGAGATAACCATAATTTAATACACAAGCAAAAGCCCTTCCAACTCTGGTTTCATACATTTTTTTAAACTTTTTTTCTGAAAGCGATTCGACCGAATTTTAGCTCCCAGAAAAGCGCTATCACATTTGATAACGATAAAATAATAGTGTGAAGCACCCCATTTTAATTCCTGGAAAAGCCCTTTCACAACCGACACTTTTCCTGGTGAAATCCTTTTATATGGAACAGGAGAAACGTTTTTATCAAAAAATTAGTTATCTTTGTAACAGATCGAGAGAAAGAGTTTCTCTCTTGTTCCAGAAATTTGAGTCATTACAAAAAACAAAAACAAATAAGACACAAATCATGAAACATCGCATTATACACAAAGCGACCGAATACCTAACAAACAAAAAAAACAGACCTATGAGAAATCCACTTAAAAACACCCCGACCATTATCTTTGCAGCGCTGGTACCCATTGTCATTGGAGCGGCTCTGCTGATCTTCAACAGTACTCCGGCAACCTATGAGAAAGCGGATGTCAAAACTGCTGTATGGGTGCTGGACATTAACGATGCTGTTCTTGGTACCGATTCACTCGGCACACTTACGGCCAATCTCTATGAGGAAACCAGAGGCGAACGCCGGACGGAAGTGCTTAATCCAATCATCAACGATATCGAGCGTCTGCTTGGCAACACCAACCGGGAGACTCCCGCACTGTTGGCCGATCTGCTCAGAGACCTCTCTGTAGAACACCCGTCAGAAGAAATCCGCCGCAACGCCTACATAGCCATGGTTGTCGCTCTTGACAGCGAAATCATGGACTACGACGCCCCCTTTCAATCCCGAAGCGAATTCGTTTTCAACTGATCGTGGTGGCGTTTATTCATCATATCACCACTTTTTTCCAATCTGGTTACGCCGAATCATCGTTCGGATGTAACCGCCGCCCATCCTGTGGCCCGGAGACGGCCTGAGTAAAAACATACCCCACTGACCCGCGCGGTCACCTGTCCTATTTGTCTCCACTCTCAACAGCATTGATACTTCACAGCCGGTTTGCACCTTCGCATTATTCAAGCGACCGTCCCCGTGATACGTTGCGCACTAAACTGACTGACAATCCAGCCGGTTGACGTTTTCTGGTTATCAGCACGGTATCGCCATGTCGTCCTTGTGATGTCCCGCCAAATCCAGCCGGCAACCGATAATCGGTCTGATCCTGCCTTCGATTTGCCGTATTGTCCATTACGCGTGAAGAAATGCACTTTTATGCCCTGAACAGTCGGATTGATCCTGCCATCGATTTGCCGCCTTGATCCGGACATTGCTCTGCACACCAGTTATTTGTCAGATCCGCAGCCAAACGTTATTTTTTGACAGGGCACTGCGACAGAATAGTGTCCGTGCATGAGTCGACCCTGGTCGCGACAGCCGGCGTTCCAATCCATCCCAAATCCTGCGAATATGTCTTTTCAAAAAAAGAATGTCATCGTAACCGGGGCAGCCAACGGCATCGGTCGTGTCATTGCCCGAACATTCGCTGAAAAGGGCGCTTTTGTCGCCCTGGCCGATATCGACGACGGTGCCGGCAAGGCACTGGAACATGCCATTCGGGAGGATGGGTTTGGTGCGCGATTTTTTCATGCGGACGTCTCTGATCCCGGCTCGGTTGAAAAGCTGATCAAGCATACAACCGCCGCATGCGGATCCATTGACATCCTCATCAACAATGCCGGCGTTTCGGAGTTTACCCCTTTTTATAATTTGACGACCGATGAATGGGACCGTATCCTCAATACGAATCTGCGTGGAGCCTTCCTGTGCGCGCGGGAATCAGCGAGGGTCATGTGTGAGAACGGCGGCGGGTCCATTGTCAACATCGCATCCACCCGTGCACTCATGTCGGAGCCGGGATCTGAAGCCTATGCCGCTTCCAAGGGCGGATTGCTGGCACTCACGCACGCGCTGGCCCTGTCACTGGCCGATGACCGGATCACGGTCAATGCCGTTAGTCCGGGCTGGATCCACACCGGCGACTACACCTCCCTGCGTGATATCGACCATCAGCAGCATCCCTCCCGCCGCGTGGGCCGGCCGGCAGACATTGCCCGCGCCTGCCTGTTCCTCTGCGATCCCGAAAACAATTTCATCACCGGAGAAAACCTGGTGATCGACGGCGGCATGACACGGAAAATGATTTATGAGCATTGATGAAATGCTTGCAGATTCGAAGCCGGCCATATAGCCATCCGCCATTACGATGTTGTTATGCAGATCCGGAACCTATAACGACATTTCGATGCCGGCCCTCATCCAGCGGCCCGGTTGCGGGACGTTCGGAATATCCATGTAACTGGTATCCAGCACATTGGATGCTTCCATGAACAGCCTGGCCTCCCCAATTCGGTAAAAAAGGTTCAGATCTACGGTCCAGAATGAATCAAACGGCCGGGTGCCGGTAAACTCGCCCTCTTCATAATGCAAATACTCCCCGGCCCGGTCCTGCCAGGTTACGGTGGAAAGCACGCCGCCGTTACGGGCTACCGGCAGCAGCAGAGAGATATCCACCTTGTGCGTCAGGTGATCCAGCACATAATTGGAGATAAACTCACCGCTCTGCTTATCGGCATGCATATAGGTGTATTGCAGCGACAGGTAACTGTGGACAGAATAAACTGCAGACGGCGAATGGCTGGTGGTTGTTTCCGGAGGGCTGGAATCGCCGGATGCATTAGCCAAATACTGATTCCGGGGAGCTGTGGATGCATTTTGACTGCCGGCTCCGGATGTCTGAGAGCGACGCGCAATTGCCGCGGCCGTCCGGCGGGATCCGAGCGGAATGCGGATGCCGGCTTCAAAACCGGTGATATTCACGCTGGTCAGGTTCTCACTGCGCCAAAGCTTGTCATCCGGGCGTCGGATCCAGTCAATCATGTTGGTCCCTCGGCGGTGAAAAACGGCGGCATCTGTCTCCACACCGTTCCAGGAGCTTTTCAGGCCGGTTTCGACGGTAATGGCCTCTTCCGGTTCAAGATCGGGATTACCCAGGTTATCCGGTCCGCTATAAAACAGATCGGTGAATGTCGGGAGCCGAAGCGTGCGGTTGGCGCTCAGATACCAGCGTAAATGCTCGTGTAGCCGCAAGCCGAGATCCGCCCCGGGGAAAAGGGTCACCGGCACATCCAGGTCGGAATTGGAATAAATGAGGGTCCCGGCGGAAAAGGAGAACGGACCGGTGGCATAACTTTGCTCGAGCATCAGGCTGAGTCCGCTGCGATGGTAGGCGTGGGTGAACCAGGCATCGTCATAACCGGAAACCCGGCGGGGCGCGGACATCGGTTCACCAAGGACATTGCTGTAGATATGCTCATAACGGTAATCGAGGCCGACCGAGCTGGCGCCGAACCGGCTGCTGTAGACCCAGTTGAGTGAAGCCCCCAGAATATCGGTCTGATGGTAGTTATGACCGCCGTACCAGTCGGGCGACTCATGGCGAAACAACTCAAACCGGTCGTGATGCCGCCGCCAGTAGACAGCCGGCGCAAGGCGCACGGAACCCTCGGGAAGCCAGCGCAGGGAGGCAAATACCGAACGGGTATGCTCAAACTGATCCGGAAAGCGGGGGGTATAAAAACTATTGGCGCCAAATGCTTTTTCATTATATCCCGCCTGAAGGTCCAGGCGCCCGGAATTGAACCCCAGCTGTGACCGGTAAAACAGGTTGCCGGTGCGGAAGTCGGTATTCTCGGTAAATCCGTCGCTGGTCATGCCATGAATGGACAGA harbors:
- a CDS encoding SDR family oxidoreductase, which produces MSFQKKNVIVTGAANGIGRVIARTFAEKGAFVALADIDDGAGKALEHAIREDGFGARFFHADVSDPGSVEKLIKHTTAACGSIDILINNAGVSEFTPFYNLTTDEWDRILNTNLRGAFLCARESARVMCENGGGSIVNIASTRALMSEPGSEAYAASKGGLLALTHALALSLADDRITVNAVSPGWIHTGDYTSLRDIDHQQHPSRRVGRPADIARACLFLCDPENNFITGENLVIDGGMTRKMIYEH
- a CDS encoding TonB-dependent receptor, whose translation is MFFSPYVTRAATSLSAGADPAHQKPASTIDPPEPASSFGESALSAETGHIERPRLSDRDQPYLVISPDSIIAVDLDEVVISAQRVPVRYSEMRRSVRVMDRRQISDAPVHDLAGLLSGVRSVDIRHRGTYGMQSDVSIRGGTFDQTLVLLNGVNVTDPQTGHHNLNVPVDLQSIERVEILHGPGARIFGPNAFNGAINIITKEPGASQIHASLSGGQHRFGSAGISGGAQTGPVNHHLSIHGMTSDGFTENTDFRTGNLFYRSQLGFNSGRLDLQAGYNEKAFGANSFYTPRFPDQFEHTRSVFASLRWLPEGSVRLAPAVYWRRHHDRFELFRHESPDWYGGHNYHQTDILGASLNWVYSSRFGASSVGLDYRYEHIYSNVLGEPMSAPRRVSGYDDAWFTHAYHRSGLSLMLEQSYATGPFSFSAGTLIYSNSDLDVPVTLFPGADLGLRLHEHLRWYLSANRTLRLPTFTDLFYSGPDNLGNPDLEPEEAITVETGLKSSWNGVETDAAVFHRRGTNMIDWIRRPDDKLWRSENLTSVNITGFEAGIRIPLGSRRTAAAIARRSQTSGAGSQNASTAPRNQYLANASGDSSPPETTTSHSPSAVYSVHSYLSLQYTYMHADKQSGEFISNYVLDHLTHKVDISLLLPVARNGGVLSTVTWQDRAGEYLHYEEGEFTGTRPFDSFWTVDLNLFYRIGEARLFMEASNVLDTSYMDIPNVPQPGRWMRAGIEMSL
- the pruA gene encoding L-glutamate gamma-semialdehyde dehydrogenase produces the protein MTQAHFNVPVPRNEPYNSYAPGTPEREGLKAAIKRLSSQEVDIPLIIGGEEVRTGDTSPVVMPHNHGHKLGTLHKAGEKEVERAIEAALDARSVWAATPWEERVAVFLKAADLLTGTWRYTINAATMLGQSKTPQQSEIEAVGELADFFRFNAYYLTSVMADQPSSPEGMWNKVEYRPLEGFLFAVTPFNFTAIGVNLPTSMAMCGNVVLWKPATSSIYSNYYVMRLLQEAGLPDGVINFLPGSGPNVGNPVIRSPHFAGLQFTGSEGTFNHLWKSIADNIDKYHSYPRIVGETGGKDFIFVHNSASVEEVTVAALRGAFEYQGQKCSAASRMYVPESFWPGFRESFLKEVAAIKTGDVQDFSTFMGAVIDKKAFDSITGYIDFAREAEDAEIIAGGGYDDSTGYFVEPTVILTTNPRFKTMEEEIFGPVLTIFVYKDDSFEETLKLCNETSPYGLTGAIFAKNRYVLKKMADALRDAAGNFYINDKPTAAVVDQQPFGGARRSGTNDKAGSRQNMLRWLSARSIKETFDPPREWRYPYMD